A single genomic interval of halophilic archaeon DL31 harbors:
- a CDS encoding Cellulase (KEGG: hla:Hlac_2234 peptidase M42 family protein~PFAM: Peptidase M42): MQTPQREFLDALLTTPSPSGFETRGQRVWVDYVSQFADRVETDAYGNAVAIHEGDPDEDTEFAVGGHADEIGFIVRDITDEGFLRIARVGGSDRTVSKGQHVTVHTDEGPVQGVIGQTAIHLREQGKEEYEEIAEQFVDIGATDDEDAKELVTIGDPATFSSGIQELKGSRVAARGMDNRTGTWVAAETLRRASEAGAAATVVAVSTVQEEVGLKGAQMVGYDLDPDAFIAVDVTHATDNPDVAGKNRGPVKLSEGPVVGRGSANHPALVDLAREAADADDVDHQFQAAGSGTGTDADGVFTERGGIPSLNVSIPNRYMHTPVEVVDLEDLDAVADLCVGMAERAAEDAPFGVDI; the protein is encoded by the coding sequence ATGCAGACACCCCAACGGGAGTTCCTCGACGCGCTGCTGACTACCCCGAGCCCCTCGGGCTTCGAGACCCGCGGCCAGCGCGTCTGGGTCGACTACGTCTCGCAGTTTGCCGACCGGGTCGAGACAGACGCCTACGGCAACGCCGTCGCGATTCATGAGGGCGACCCGGACGAAGACACGGAGTTCGCCGTCGGCGGCCACGCCGACGAAATCGGCTTCATCGTCCGCGATATCACCGACGAGGGCTTCCTCCGCATCGCCCGCGTGGGTGGCTCTGACCGGACGGTCTCGAAGGGCCAACACGTCACGGTTCACACCGACGAGGGGCCCGTGCAGGGCGTCATCGGCCAGACAGCGATCCACCTGCGAGAGCAGGGCAAGGAGGAGTACGAGGAAATCGCCGAGCAGTTCGTCGACATCGGGGCGACGGACGACGAGGACGCCAAGGAACTGGTCACGATTGGGGACCCAGCCACGTTCTCCTCTGGGATTCAGGAACTCAAAGGGAGCCGCGTCGCGGCCCGCGGCATGGACAACCGCACGGGAACGTGGGTCGCCGCGGAGACGCTTCGCCGGGCCTCCGAGGCCGGCGCGGCTGCGACGGTCGTCGCCGTCTCGACAGTGCAGGAGGAAGTCGGTCTCAAAGGGGCGCAGATGGTCGGCTATGACCTCGACCCGGACGCCTTCATTGCCGTCGACGTGACTCACGCCACCGACAACCCCGACGTGGCTGGGAAGAACCGTGGCCCCGTAAAACTCAGCGAGGGGCCGGTGGTTGGCCGCGGGAGCGCGAACCACCCCGCGCTTGTCGACCTGGCGCGTGAGGCTGCCGATGCGGACGACGTGGACCACCAGTTCCAGGCCGCCGGGAGCGGCACCGGGACTGATGCAGACGGCGTGTTCACGGAACGTGGCGGGATTCCCTCACTGAACGTGAGCATCCCGAATCGCTACATGCACACGCCGGTGGAGGTTGTGGATCTGGAGGATTTGGACGCCGTTGCAGACCTCTGTGTGGGGATGGCGGAGCGTGCGGCCGAAGATGCGCCGTTTGGCGTGGATATCTGA
- a CDS encoding uncharacterized protein, coenzyme F420 biosynthesis associated (KEGG: hvo:HVO_2770 hypothetical protein~TIGRFAM: uncharacterized protein, coenzyme F420 biosynthesis associated; Protein of unknown function DUF2342~PFAM: Protein of unknown function DUF2342) encodes MDLLRSVDAVVSASGEGAVDWEAVADAAKSGTNPGSLDLSAADRDGYAADVRDARERIREVGGVSFDVPEKIELQNRHHWIDANVQTFRRLVDPLADEFGQPIFPGASRVANTGSMSFSLAFLARHVLGQYDPLLLAEADDGPDHALYFVHPNIQRTAQELNVDYPRFRRWIAFHEVTHAAEFGAADWLSGYLEDRMQSTIQQLASGGLDRESFTELDAAMTAVEGYAELLMDRAFDAEYDDLRRKVDARRQGGGPVAQLIRRLLGLGLKRRQYERGAAFFNTVADKSGLDTAGKVWDQPENLPTDDELDDPDAWLARVA; translated from the coding sequence ATGGATCTGCTCCGCAGTGTCGACGCCGTCGTCTCCGCCTCCGGCGAGGGAGCCGTCGACTGGGAGGCCGTCGCCGACGCGGCGAAATCTGGGACCAACCCCGGCTCGCTCGACCTCTCGGCCGCTGACCGCGACGGCTACGCCGCTGACGTGCGCGACGCCCGCGAACGCATCCGCGAGGTAGGTGGCGTGTCTTTCGACGTGCCCGAGAAAATCGAACTCCAGAACCGCCACCACTGGATCGACGCCAACGTCCAGACGTTCCGCCGGCTGGTCGACCCACTGGCCGACGAGTTCGGGCAGCCGATATTCCCCGGCGCATCCCGGGTCGCAAACACGGGCTCAATGTCGTTCTCGTTGGCGTTTCTCGCACGACACGTTCTCGGCCAGTACGACCCGTTGTTGCTCGCGGAAGCGGATGACGGCCCCGACCACGCCCTCTACTTCGTCCACCCGAACATTCAGCGTACCGCGCAAGAACTGAACGTCGACTACCCACGGTTCCGCCGCTGGATTGCGTTCCACGAGGTAACCCACGCCGCGGAGTTCGGCGCCGCAGACTGGCTCTCGGGCTATCTCGAGGACCGGATGCAGTCGACTATCCAACAGCTTGCCTCCGGTGGGCTCGACCGCGAGAGCTTCACCGAACTCGACGCCGCCATGACCGCCGTCGAGGGCTATGCCGAACTGCTGATGGACCGCGCCTTCGACGCGGAGTACGACGACCTCCGGCGGAAAGTCGACGCCAGACGGCAGGGCGGCGGTCCCGTCGCACAGCTCATCCGTCGGCTGCTCGGTCTCGGACTCAAACGCCGCCAGTACGAACGCGGAGCGGCATTCTTCAACACCGTCGCCGACAAGTCGGGACTCGACACCGCTGGCAAAGTGTGGGACCAGCCTGAGAACCTTCCGACTGACGACGAACTCGACGACCCCGACGCGTGGCTCGCACGAGTCGCCTGA
- a CDS encoding CoA-disulfide reductase (KEGG: hbo:Hbor_04320 NAD(fad)-dependent dehydrogenase~PFAM: FAD-dependent pyridine nucleotide-disulphide oxidoreductase; Pyridine nucleotide-disulphide oxidoreductase, dimerisation) encodes MSNPFVVAGGDAAGLSAASKLKREDPDREVIVFEKGRWVSYAHCGQPYYIKGEVEELTDLLSLSPAAIEERGIDLRRSHEVVDVRPDDGVVRVEGPDGAFDQPYGDLLIATGGHAVSEPIAGAALDGVFTIHGMDSAAALRAYLTPPEDVDIEAFDPDTVDIAFVEKYAELTPPESAAIVGGGYVGVEMAEAFSAHGLDVSLFQRPDRLLLPFGEAVGELAAETMRAEGVDLHLSTEVDALVGEDRVTAVDVNGERIPTDVAVVGIGIRPNTDLVGDTGVELGDSGAIAVDDYGRTNVENVSAAGDCAEMRHAVTGEPDWVPLGLTANRAGRAIGQTVAGNPEPVGDIAGTAVVKAFELECGRSGILDHERAREAGFDPVSETVTAGSRSGYYPGNAETTVTLTADRDSGTLLGGAIAGEDRAAIRIDTVATALGDDMTVGEVERLDLAYAPPFSPVWDPVLVAAKVLNGTLED; translated from the coding sequence ATGTCAAACCCCTTCGTCGTCGCTGGTGGCGACGCCGCCGGCCTGAGTGCTGCAAGCAAACTCAAGCGTGAGGACCCCGACCGCGAGGTCATCGTCTTCGAGAAAGGCCGGTGGGTCTCCTACGCCCACTGCGGCCAGCCCTACTACATCAAAGGCGAGGTCGAGGAGCTGACGGACCTGCTCTCGCTCTCGCCCGCAGCTATCGAGGAGCGGGGGATCGATCTCCGCCGGAGCCACGAGGTGGTCGACGTGCGCCCCGACGATGGTGTCGTCCGTGTCGAGGGTCCCGATGGCGCATTCGACCAGCCGTACGGCGATCTCCTGATCGCGACGGGTGGCCACGCAGTCTCCGAGCCTATCGCCGGCGCGGCGTTGGACGGTGTGTTCACCATCCACGGGATGGACTCAGCGGCCGCGCTCCGGGCGTATCTCACACCACCTGAGGACGTCGACATCGAGGCGTTCGACCCTGATACGGTCGACATCGCGTTCGTTGAGAAATACGCGGAGCTGACACCACCCGAGTCAGCAGCTATCGTCGGCGGCGGCTACGTCGGCGTCGAGATGGCCGAGGCGTTCTCCGCCCACGGCCTCGACGTGTCGCTGTTCCAGCGCCCCGACAGGCTGCTCCTACCGTTCGGTGAGGCGGTCGGCGAGCTCGCGGCCGAGACGATGCGTGCGGAGGGTGTCGACCTCCACCTCTCGACGGAGGTGGACGCACTCGTGGGCGAGGATCGGGTGACGGCTGTCGACGTGAACGGCGAGCGAATCCCGACCGACGTAGCTGTGGTCGGAATCGGCATCCGCCCGAACACGGATCTCGTCGGCGACACGGGCGTCGAACTCGGCGACTCCGGGGCCATCGCGGTCGACGACTACGGCCGCACGAACGTCGAGAACGTTTCCGCCGCGGGCGACTGCGCGGAGATGCGCCACGCGGTGACCGGGGAGCCCGATTGGGTCCCGCTCGGACTGACGGCCAACCGTGCAGGGCGGGCCATCGGACAGACTGTCGCTGGAAACCCGGAACCAGTGGGAGATATCGCAGGGACGGCAGTGGTGAAAGCGTTCGAGTTGGAGTGTGGCCGCTCAGGAATCCTTGACCACGAGCGCGCTCGTGAGGCCGGCTTCGACCCGGTTTCCGAAACGGTGACCGCGGGCTCGCGGTCGGGCTACTACCCCGGCAACGCAGAGACGACGGTAACGCTGACGGCTGACCGCGACTCTGGAACACTGCTCGGCGGCGCCATCGCCGGTGAAGACCGCGCGGCCATCCGTATCGATACGGTTGCGACGGCGCTCGGGGACGATATGACGGTTGGTGAGGTCGAGCGCCTCGACCTCGCGTACGCGCCGCCGTTCAGTCCGGTTTGGGACCCGGTGTTGGTGGCGGCAAAAGTGCTGAACGGAACTCTCGAGGACTGA
- a CDS encoding hypothetical protein (KEGG: azc:AZC_3799 hypothetical protein) codes for MVTDTDNSGSGRWTETVALAVVFGLASVPWTYAFVAGFELPLWPSFIASASFYAAGGGLEGLKRGYASNAAGILYGTATLWVVDGLLGGGVLALSVVVGAFMFLASLHERVELLSFTPGGFFGYATLFSVHAAGVTAFGYSGLAGETLAAAASMLLGAAIGLATERLSDRLASGEATSK; via the coding sequence GTGGTGACCGATACCGATAACTCCGGCTCGGGACGCTGGACCGAGACGGTGGCTCTTGCAGTCGTCTTCGGGCTCGCGTCCGTCCCGTGGACCTACGCCTTCGTCGCGGGCTTCGAGTTACCGCTGTGGCCCTCTTTCATCGCGTCGGCGTCGTTCTACGCGGCCGGCGGTGGCCTGGAGGGGCTGAAACGCGGCTACGCGAGCAACGCGGCGGGAATCCTCTACGGCACGGCGACGCTCTGGGTGGTCGACGGCCTGCTCGGCGGCGGCGTGCTCGCGCTGAGCGTTGTCGTGGGGGCGTTCATGTTCCTCGCCAGTCTCCACGAACGGGTCGAACTGCTCTCGTTCACCCCCGGTGGCTTCTTCGGCTACGCGACGCTTTTCAGCGTGCACGCGGCTGGCGTGACGGCCTTTGGCTACTCGGGGCTGGCTGGTGAGACGCTCGCCGCGGCGGCGTCGATGCTCCTGGGCGCGGCTATCGGCTTGGCGACCGAGCGACTCTCGGACCGGCTCGCCTCAGGTGAGGCTACCTCGAAGTAA
- a CDS encoding Aminoglycoside N(3')-acetyltransferase (KEGG: hvo:HVO_1318 aminoglycoside N3-acetyltransferase~PFAM: Aminoglycoside 3-N-acetyltransferase) — MSEADAVERVEDPVTVDRIAADFRALGVEAGDTLLVHSSLRELGWVAGGPQAVVDALQRVLTPQGSLVMPAHSTQYSDPSVWSAPSVPAHWPEQIREHMPPFRPEVTPAREMGAIAECFRSYPESRRSSHPLSSFTAWGAGTSEIVDSHTFENGLGEESPLARVYDREGSVLMLGTDYETCTSLHLAEYRGDFGKMRVEAGAPVLQDGERTWVEWKDIEVDSDDFPEAGAAFEATHPEAVVSGDVGAATAKLVDQPTLVEFAADWFGDHR; from the coding sequence ATGAGCGAAGCCGACGCTGTCGAACGCGTCGAGGACCCCGTCACCGTCGACCGCATCGCCGCCGACTTCCGTGCGCTCGGTGTCGAGGCGGGCGACACGCTGCTGGTCCACAGTTCGCTGCGTGAACTCGGCTGGGTGGCTGGCGGCCCGCAGGCCGTCGTCGACGCCCTCCAGCGGGTGCTCACTCCCCAAGGGAGCTTGGTGATGCCGGCCCACTCCACGCAGTACAGCGACCCGTCAGTCTGGTCAGCCCCCTCCGTCCCGGCCCACTGGCCCGAGCAAATTCGCGAGCATATGCCGCCCTTCCGGCCCGAGGTGACCCCGGCGCGCGAAATGGGTGCGATAGCTGAGTGTTTCCGAAGCTATCCCGAGAGCCGGCGGAGCAGCCACCCGCTCTCCTCCTTCACCGCATGGGGGGCTGGGACCAGCGAAATCGTCGACAGCCACACCTTCGAGAACGGGCTGGGAGAGGAATCCCCGCTTGCGCGGGTGTACGACCGCGAGGGTTCAGTGCTCATGCTCGGCACGGACTACGAGACGTGTACCTCGCTCCACCTCGCGGAGTACCGCGGCGATTTCGGGAAAATGCGCGTCGAAGCGGGCGCACCAGTCCTGCAGGACGGTGAGCGGACGTGGGTCGAGTGGAAGGATATCGAGGTAGACAGCGACGACTTCCCGGAAGCGGGTGCGGCGTTTGAGGCCACCCATCCCGAGGCGGTCGTTTCGGGCGACGTGGGGGCGGCGACGGCCAAACTGGTTGACCAGCCCACCCTCGTGGAGTTTGCGGCTGACTGGTTCGGAGACCACCGCTAA
- a CDS encoding CRISPR-associated protein Cas4 (PFAM: CRISPR-associated protein Cas4~KEGG: hvo:HVO_2767 ATP-dependent DNA helicase Dna2): MRIRGPIVDVAEPRTVSGGTDLVELTIRPERGTADPVTVTLWNKWTETAEHAEAGMELLVTEVEEEEFRGETQYNTTPDSWVVLEPAFLVDVTDVRSWVQCPRMYYLNKLSGVPLKYPVVKGTIVHEVFGDLLRGRGLEESIDQRVSEAGLELGALGYDREEAEDEVRRNAAAIEGWLNQGTLTEEDSWRSEYTLISPTFGIKGRADALRRGMPVELKTGKNTKREPRFQDKMQAACYALLLEERGVDADTGTLLYTKNTALDRGDETGDLSPAKEFSVGRGLLKFVVRTRNEIAAMEYDTSIPTGFEAGAKCQYCFEQDTCMVVSGRLDQESKAGQIGQPLPETERDYFEGFYQAVERERRETHAEYRKLWEQGAEERAEADRALIDLEPLGREELPGGRWRLRARKPTDAVSKLRDGDVALASDGDPVQGHAELCRIQSMGEGSADRTGAEDGGKAGAEIVVEADEPVALCRLDVYPSEISVDRMLTALHDAVLKGNPDRKDILFGRREPEFSGEERQYIDNNDAQNEAVNLATRAEEFALVHGPPGTGKTYTIARTVRALVEQGNRVLLSAFTNRAVDNALEAVRDQGFEDSAERSSAGSRTVSGDAVRFGTESGVRADMQDLRLERAGDPGERISELKQAPLVAATTASCGSRIMREERFDVAIVDEASQLTEPATLAAINLADRFVLVGDHEQLPPVVRAEGGDSWTPGREGGEDVDLATSLFERLHKQAPAASVMLDRQYRMAQRIQAFSSREFYDGQLRPATPEVAAQQIGDLPGVDPSKLPEALRDPVAFVDPDGQRVGNTNPTEADRVAELVAQFREAGVAVEDIGVIAPFRAQVAEISRRTNATVDTVDRFQGSSKEVIIVSFVATGDLSGPIYDDPRRMNVALTRAKKSLVLVGDADALGAEPFYQRLLAWATR; this comes from the coding sequence ATGCGAATCAGGGGGCCCATCGTCGACGTCGCCGAGCCCCGAACCGTCAGCGGCGGGACCGACCTCGTCGAGTTGACCATCCGACCCGAGCGCGGGACGGCGGACCCAGTGACGGTCACGCTCTGGAACAAGTGGACGGAGACGGCCGAGCACGCCGAAGCCGGGATGGAGTTGCTGGTGACTGAGGTCGAGGAAGAGGAGTTCCGTGGCGAGACCCAGTACAACACCACTCCCGACTCGTGGGTGGTCCTGGAACCGGCGTTCCTCGTCGACGTGACCGACGTGCGCTCGTGGGTCCAATGCCCGCGGATGTACTATCTCAACAAACTCTCCGGCGTCCCGCTGAAATACCCCGTTGTCAAGGGGACCATCGTCCACGAGGTGTTCGGTGACCTCCTTCGGGGCAGAGGACTGGAAGAGTCAATTGACCAGCGTGTCTCGGAGGCGGGCCTCGAACTCGGCGCGTTGGGCTACGACCGCGAGGAGGCCGAGGACGAAGTACGGCGCAACGCCGCTGCCATCGAAGGGTGGCTGAATCAGGGAACACTGACAGAAGAAGACAGTTGGCGCTCGGAGTACACGCTCATCTCGCCGACGTTCGGCATCAAGGGCCGGGCCGACGCGCTCCGCCGTGGGATGCCCGTCGAACTCAAGACCGGGAAGAACACCAAACGCGAGCCGCGGTTCCAGGACAAGATGCAGGCGGCCTGTTACGCCCTCCTGCTGGAGGAACGCGGCGTCGATGCCGACACCGGGACGCTGCTCTACACCAAAAACACTGCGCTCGACCGCGGCGACGAGACGGGTGACCTCTCGCCGGCCAAGGAGTTCTCGGTGGGTCGGGGGCTCCTGAAGTTCGTCGTCCGGACGCGGAACGAGATCGCCGCGATGGAGTACGACACCTCGATTCCGACAGGGTTCGAGGCCGGCGCCAAGTGCCAGTACTGCTTCGAGCAGGACACCTGCATGGTCGTCTCCGGGCGCCTGGACCAAGAGTCCAAAGCGGGCCAGATTGGCCAGCCCCTGCCCGAGACGGAGCGAGACTACTTCGAGGGCTTCTACCAGGCTGTCGAGCGCGAGCGCCGGGAGACCCACGCCGAGTATCGGAAGCTCTGGGAACAGGGCGCCGAGGAGCGGGCGGAGGCCGACCGGGCGCTTATCGACCTCGAACCGCTGGGGCGGGAGGAACTCCCCGGCGGGCGCTGGCGACTGCGGGCGCGCAAGCCCACTGACGCGGTCTCAAAACTCCGCGATGGCGACGTTGCGCTGGCGAGCGACGGCGACCCCGTGCAGGGCCATGCCGAACTCTGCCGGATACAGAGCATGGGCGAAGGCTCCGCGGACCGAACAGGCGCGGAGGACGGCGGGAAAGCGGGCGCCGAAATCGTCGTCGAGGCCGACGAACCCGTAGCGCTCTGTCGGCTGGACGTCTACCCCTCCGAAATCTCCGTCGACCGGATGCTGACCGCGCTCCACGATGCCGTGCTGAAGGGCAACCCCGACCGGAAAGATATCCTGTTCGGCCGGCGCGAGCCTGAGTTCTCGGGCGAGGAACGGCAGTACATCGACAACAACGACGCCCAGAACGAAGCGGTCAATCTCGCGACTCGGGCGGAGGAGTTTGCGCTCGTCCACGGACCGCCGGGGACGGGCAAGACCTACACTATCGCGCGGACCGTTCGAGCGTTGGTCGAGCAGGGCAACAGGGTGCTACTCTCGGCGTTCACGAACCGCGCCGTCGACAACGCGCTGGAGGCGGTGCGGGACCAGGGGTTCGAGGACAGCGCGGAGCGGAGCTCCGCTGGCAGCCGGACGGTGTCCGGCGATGCGGTCCGATTCGGGACCGAATCCGGGGTCAGAGCGGATATGCAGGACCTCCGGCTGGAGCGGGCCGGCGACCCCGGCGAGCGCATTTCGGAACTGAAGCAGGCGCCGCTGGTGGCGGCGACGACGGCTTCCTGTGGCTCGCGAATCATGCGCGAGGAACGGTTCGACGTGGCCATCGTCGACGAGGCCTCCCAGCTGACCGAGCCGGCGACGCTTGCGGCCATCAACCTCGCCGACCGGTTCGTGCTCGTTGGCGACCACGAACAGCTGCCACCCGTCGTGCGGGCCGAGGGCGGCGACTCCTGGACCCCCGGACGAGAGGGCGGTGAGGATGTGGACCTCGCCACCTCGCTGTTCGAGCGCCTCCACAAGCAGGCCCCGGCGGCGTCAGTGATGCTGGACCGCCAGTACCGGATGGCCCAGCGCATTCAGGCGTTCTCCTCGCGGGAGTTCTACGACGGCCAGCTCCGGCCCGCCACCCCCGAGGTGGCCGCCCAGCAGATCGGCGACCTGCCCGGCGTTGACCCCAGCAAGCTCCCCGAGGCGCTCCGGGACCCAGTCGCGTTCGTCGACCCAGACGGGCAGCGCGTGGGCAACACCAACCCCACGGAGGCCGACCGCGTGGCCGAACTGGTCGCGCAGTTTCGCGAGGCTGGGGTTGCTGTCGAGGATATCGGCGTCATCGCGCCGTTCCGGGCACAGGTGGCGGAGATTTCGCGGCGGACCAACGCCACCGTCGACACCGTGGATCGGTTCCAGGGTTCCAGCAAGGAGGTCATCATCGTCTCGTTCGTCGCGACGGGTGACCTCTCGGGCCCGATTTACGACGACCCACGACGGATGAACGTCGCACTGACGCGGGCGAAGAAGTCGCTCGTGCTGGTCGGCGACGCCGACGCGCTAGGCGCGGAGCCGTTCTACCAACGGCTGTTGGCGTGGGCAACCCGTTAG
- a CDS encoding Glucosamine-1-phosphate N-acetyltransferase (KEGG: hla:Hlac_1080 nucleotidyl transferase~PFAM: Nucleotidyl transferase; Bacterial transferase hexapeptide repeat), with protein MSEDPVTAVILAAGEGRRLKPLTNRRPKPMIPVANRPLLEHVVEAVAAAGIDRIVLVVGYRQERIRNYFGDGDDWDVTVEYIEQSTQLGTGHAVLQAESAVDDSFLVLNGDRLVDPSIVARICDRIREGEYPAMAVTTVDRPREYGVVSSDGDGRVTEIEEKPEVPVDTNRINAGVYGFSTAIFDAIRETNVTGELALTATLNSIARKNSVTAVPYDGRWLDVSNLWDLLTVNAGLIEEGNGAGSGDPALGDSVTTAADVALAGNIRVGSNVTIGGSTAIGSNATIEANAVVENAVVFPDAVIGAGAVVRDAVIAGNARIGPNATIAGGASTMVVGDAVHRDVDLSGVVGDNASIGVGVMLTEGAVVGDGVRADAGVVIDGRIESDAVVRRG; from the coding sequence ATGAGTGAAGACCCCGTTACTGCGGTGATCCTCGCAGCGGGCGAGGGTCGTCGGCTGAAGCCGCTAACGAACCGGCGGCCGAAACCGATGATTCCGGTAGCGAACCGACCATTACTCGAACACGTTGTTGAGGCGGTGGCCGCCGCTGGTATCGATCGTATCGTCCTCGTCGTCGGCTACCGCCAGGAACGTATCCGGAACTACTTCGGTGACGGCGACGACTGGGACGTGACAGTCGAATACATCGAGCAGTCGACCCAGCTCGGCACCGGCCACGCCGTGTTGCAGGCCGAGTCGGCCGTTGACGATTCGTTCCTCGTGCTCAACGGCGATCGACTCGTTGACCCGTCGATTGTCGCACGGATCTGTGACCGCATTCGGGAAGGCGAGTATCCGGCGATGGCGGTCACGACTGTCGACCGCCCGCGCGAGTACGGGGTCGTAAGCAGCGATGGCGACGGCCGGGTGACGGAGATCGAAGAGAAGCCAGAGGTGCCAGTCGACACCAATCGGATCAACGCCGGCGTGTACGGGTTCTCGACGGCCATTTTCGATGCAATTCGCGAGACCAATGTGACCGGCGAGTTGGCGCTCACGGCGACGCTCAACAGTATTGCTCGCAAAAACAGCGTCACAGCGGTGCCGTACGACGGTCGCTGGCTCGACGTCTCGAACCTCTGGGACCTTCTTACAGTCAATGCGGGTCTGATCGAAGAGGGTAATGGTGCGGGGAGCGGCGACCCTGCACTCGGTGACTCGGTGACCACTGCTGCCGACGTCGCGCTCGCGGGCAACATCAGAGTCGGCTCGAACGTCACGATCGGCGGCAGTACGGCAATCGGAAGCAACGCGACAATTGAGGCGAATGCGGTCGTTGAGAACGCGGTGGTGTTTCCCGATGCCGTCATCGGCGCAGGGGCGGTCGTTCGTGACGCCGTCATCGCCGGGAACGCCCGCATCGGACCGAACGCGACGATCGCCGGCGGCGCCTCAACGATGGTCGTCGGCGACGCGGTCCACCGGGATGTCGATCTCAGCGGCGTCGTCGGTGACAATGCGTCGATCGGCGTCGGTGTGATGCTCACTGAGGGTGCGGTCGTCGGCGACGGTGTTCGGGCCGACGCGGGGGTCGTAATCGATGGACGGATCGAATCGGACGCGGTCGTCAGGAGGGGATAA